Genomic DNA from Felis catus isolate Fca126 chromosome E3, F.catus_Fca126_mat1.0, whole genome shotgun sequence:
gagtcagatgcttaactgactgagcccccactcccacccccagtctAGATTTTAGTAGAGGCAAACTCTAGGGTTCATGAGAGGTGGTGTGGTGGAGCAAAAAGGATACAGAACTATATTCTAGTCCCCTCCCTTCTACTGACTTGAACTTGGGAAAGTCAGACATTCTGCTTCAGTGGGAGAAGCTCCCCATCTCCTCACTCTCCCTTAAGCAAAGCAGCTGGGGCTATTTCATTCAGAGAGATGAGCCACAGGGATCCTTAAGGCAGAAAATCCTTGGGGACCCAGAAGGCCCCCGGAAGGGATCTATGCTGGCAGCCTTAAGTCATAAATAGCCATTCTGCGGCTGTTAAGGGGCTGTGAACACAGTGTGCTTTATCATGATGGATGGTAGGCTTTGGCCCAACAGAGGCTGAATCCAGATGGGACCTTGGTGAAAGCTGTGGAGGGGACTATATAATCACTCTTCTCTTTAAGGAGTATCTTTGGCCTGACAGGATAAAGAACACACTGCTTCCCCAGGGGGTCAAGTTCACCATGAAGGCCAAGAGTTTGGTGGCTGCACCATATACATGCACCTGGGGGTTCTGGGATTAGATAAAACCAAAGAGCTAAATCCAGAGGTTAACAGTTTGTGCCTTGGGCTCAAATCTCCTTTTGTCTCATGGATTGGGTTCCACTGGAGCTGACTCCAACCAGAGATTATGGATTAGCGTGCGGTCTTTACTAGGGAGTGCACTAAGGAGCAGCTCctttggggggagggaaggcagagggagcagtTTGGCTATGATTCGGTTATTGGAGGCTTTGGCAGACCCCGTGAGCAACTCTGAAGTTGGGGTGGCCACTCAGAGTTGGGGAAAAGGGGCCAAGCCTTTATATCCCCACATGGACCAGTCATTGGAGTTGAGCTACCTCAGGAATGACCTTGGGTATGGCTACTCTTCAGCCAAAGACAATTCCTTGAGAGAGCCGACAGCTGAGATCCATGAACCTACAACCTTCCCAGGAGCTGGGGACTAAGTCCTTCAGTCTTCAGGAGGACTGGGTAGCACAGGGCAACATTTGTCACAGTGCACCCATTGCACACCGATCCACCTGCTTCTTTTCAGTTCTGAGAGCAGGACCCcggtgagcatcttttcctgtgggAATCTTATGAAAGGAAGGTTAGCAGGACAAACCCCAGCTCCCCGTGTTGCTGCAGCTCATCTCCAGGCATAAGCGACATGCTCatcacctccctcctctcctgcccatcCTAGATTCCTCTCACCTTTTGCTAGCACCTCTGGTGGTCTAGGTGGCTTATGTGGTGGGGTGGTTCGGACCTCCATCCCTGAGGAGTCTGAGCCACTTGTTGCCATGTATTTCTCGGGCTGTGGCTGCTTTTTTTGTCTGTTCACTGTCAAAATAGGGCAAGGGAGCACTAAGAGATACTCAGGTGGATCATGTGGGTGACAAACTGTTTCAATTTTCTCTGGTGAAAAATGGAACAATCTTAGTGCTTCCTTGTGCCCAAGGTGACGTATACACCTCCTCTACTGGGTATGGGGTTCTCATTATCACCTGGACAGCGGGGTCACCCAGCTCCGAAATTCCATCTTGGCATCTACTCTTGCAGACCATCCCTGGTGCTAGCTGCTGCAGGTTGGGTGGGCTTTCCAGGAAACACTCTTGAGCTGCAAGGAGTTTATTGGGGAGTGCTCTTGGAAGCCACGCCcatgaggggaggaaggggaagcagcATTAGGCAAAGGGAGAAGTCAGGTGGCAGTGCAGCCACAGAAGGACCTCAGTAGACCCCACAGGAGGTCTGGAGCTGGGATTGCCCTCCAGGTTTGCTCGAGCTGGACTGAGGGAGCCAGATTTTTAGCCCACAGTGACCAGTCACTGGATGTTAGCTGCCCTGGGAATGTGTAATCTTGGGCAGGGAGCTCAGctggaagcaggggtggggtggaggagcaGGAATAAATCCTTCAGTCCCGAAGGGGGATCTGGGCAGCACAGGATGGCATCCACAACCGTTTGTATCCTGCAGTTCCACCCATTGGTGTGATCTTGGCATCTGACCTGAAGAGAGTTTTCAGCCTGGGATGGAGGGAAGGCAGATGGACACCCTACGTGCCAGGCGCCGATAGGCTCCCCTCCCTGAACCTCCGATGCTGACATGCTTTAGTTCCACAAACTCTCACTGTCCCCCTACTAAtaggaaaacacaggaaaaggaTGCATTTTATGACAGAGTTAATTTGGTGTCTGCATAGACACCTTGCCAGACTGTTTGGAGGAGGAAACTGGTGATCGATCACAAGAAGCCACCTGCTGGAGACTCCTTGAGGTTGAGAGTAAGAAAATGGATGACTGTTCTTTCCCTTTGTCCCAGCCTCTGCAAGGTGGGATTTATTGAATGAAAATCTGCCCTGGTTTACTGTCTGGGTAGAGCCACAGAAACAGCCCGGTAAACTGGGTTTACCATGGAAATCTTTGCACAGTGTCTGACATCTAATAAGTGCTTGATAACTATTGAAGGCATGAATGTAAGGTGCATAGCTTCTCCGTTTTATCGGAGTGGGAATGAGGACAGGACCTACCTACCTCATCAcattgctttctgtttcttctagaatatatttttgataatttacAGTTTTCTTAAATCATCCACTTGATCTGCTCGTTAAATCTAAGTCCAAGAGGATAGGGCCCTTGTTTGTCTTGCCGACTGTTGTGTCCCCAGCATCAGCACAAACCACAGAGCGGGcttccagtaaatatttgtcctATGAGCgaatgtgtgtgtgggaggaaagaattattttggaaaaaagaaggaagaattaatTTCTCTCCTAATcgtgactcatttttttttttccccgagcCACCCTTGGCCCCTCTTCTCAtgcaaaacattgatgaaaacaGTGCAGTTCCAAAACAGTTGGGACTATTGATGcagcaatattaaaaaatatcattactGGGAGTGCAGCAGGGGATTGTGTGATCTTATATGGGCTTCTAGTTAGGGTCTGCCTGGGCCCCACAATTTCACAGCTTTGCCACACCCGCCTCTGTGCTTCCTCCATCCTCCCCACTTCGGTTGTTTTCCAAGAATGGATGATGAACCCACTGtgagccagacactgtgctgCTGAACGAGTTTGTTCTCCGCCAAAACTTTCACTCACTCCTTTTTCCGAGTCCGCTGAGGCCTTGTGACCCCACGGATGCCCCACGTCTGCCCCCTGGCGGCCATCCCGAGGGGCAGCGCCGGAAATCTCCTTGCCGCCCGGGGTCCCCCGGTCGCCAGCGGCCAGCCTGCTGTGCACCCCCTCCTCGCGGGTTCGAAACAGTTGGGAGTTGGACCCACTCCAGCTTCGGCTCCAGGAGGCGCCTCCTGAGCGGTCTGCCCTCCTGGGGCCATGGAGAAGGCCGcccataaaagcaaaaaaggtaactggggagtggggagagggagacgccCTGGAGACAAAGCCTTCATTACTTTGcctcccctgtaaaatgggaacgTCACCCTCTTGGCCTGGGAGTTAGCCCCTCGCCATCATTTGTTTACCAaactataatttacatacagtaagagcctcccccatccccccccgcCCATTTTTAGTGTATAGCTCTGAGTTTTGACCAATGAATACCCACATATAACCACCACCACTATCAAGATGTGGAAGTTTCCCTCCCACACACGCTCCCTCCCCCCCGTCCCCAAATTACTCCAAATTGCTCCTCTTTGCCACCAGCCTGCACTTCAGTGCCTGCCACTCCTGATCTGTTTCTATAGTTTTGCCCTTTCCACGGAGAGTGTCATAAAAGTGGAATCGTGTGGTATGGAGTCTTTTGagtctgccttctttcccttAACCCTGCTGTCTTTTGAGACTGGGTCTCCTATAGATTATTTTATCCTAAGCACAATGAAGTAGCAAGCTGAGGTTGGAACTCAGACCTTGTCTGAGATGCCACTTCTCTGTATGCTCAGGAGCTAGAGGCTGAAGGAGGGTCTGACCTGCTCCAAATGGCTCCCAGAATCTTGAAAAATCTCCGAATGTGGCACCTTCTTTATACTGGGTTACTTTACTTTCTATAGAGTCTCTGCGGCTTGGGGGAAGGTGAGGTTGGAGACAGCAAGGACACTTGCTTACAGGGAAGGGTCAtgaacctgggggtggggggacaggagggaCCCCTCCCTCAGCAGGCCTCTTGGGCCCCCCCCCAAAACACCACAGTCACATGGATTTCGCAAAGGCCTGTCACTTGTCCTTCAGGAAGAGCTGCTGAAAACAAATGTCCCCAGAAACTTCCTGTGTACTGAAAATGAGTCTTCTGAGAAGCTTCCTCTTAGGAAAGTAACTTGTTTTAAATCACTCCATAGTCTTTGAAACTTTTCTTGTGAGAATCAGTTCTGGAGAAAACATACTTCGGCACCCTTCCACCACCACCCATTTTCCCGGATTTTCCTCCCAAATGATCTTTCGCTACCATTTCCACTGACCTCGCCATGGCATGCTTGGGTGACTCCAGTAACACTTTGATTTCCCACATCCACTCTGGATCCCGCAGTCTGTGCCCCGCACAGCAGCCAGCCGggttcatttgtttgctttgtgtaagaaaatacaaatgttacAGGGTCCCGCTTAAACTGCTCCTAAGCTTTTCCAGTGAGGTAAGCCTGTGAGGCCGCGCCAGTCGGCTGTGACTTTGCTCCTCACGAGTGCTCCAGTgcatctctgttccttcctcacaGCCTCAATCCAGTTTGCTCCCTTCCACCCTCCTTTGTCTCAAGATTTCCTGTTGGTCTTTTTGACCTCGATTCAAATTTTGCCTCCTGTATGAAGCCTGAACTGCCTTCCCCGCAGGATACCTTGGCCTCCTGGCAGTCCTCCTCAGAGCtctctgtatttttccttcatagcatGTGTTACAGTTTGTtattcaacatctatttatgtGACTGATTAGTATCTGTCTCTTCCACTAAGCTGCAGGATCCATAAGGGCAAGAAACTGCTATTTCTTAGCACACTGCCTGCATCAAGAAACATTTGTCAAGTGAATACATAATAACTGACATTAATTAAGCACTCAgcaggtgccaggcactgagcaaaGCCCTCTGTCTCATTTATTCTCATAACAAGTCTCCAAGCTAGACACGTACTGTCCTcactttactgatgaggaaactgagaaataaataggTTGAGGAACGGCCCCAGGGATCTGGCTTTAGAACCCCAGTGATACTGTCATGCTGCTGTCCAGGTGAAGGACTAAAAAATCTCCCCCTCTTTATATTAGGCAAAAACGTTGGCTTCAATGTCAAGTCATCCATACACAACTTGAGCAAAACTCAGCAGACCAAACTCACTGTGGGCAACCTGGGCCTAGGCCTGATCATCATCCAGAATGGGCCCTACCTCCAGATCACCCACCTCATCAGGACGGGGGCTGCAGCCACGGATGGAAAACTCCAGCCAGGTGACTGTggttccctgccccccccccccaatctgccTTCGGGGAGACCCTGGTTAATAGGTTTTAGTGTAAccataataatgatgatgacatTGTTTGAGAGCTTTTTGTGGGCCAGCCAGTTGCTAGCACTTTAATAACCCTCCCtcgctgttttattttttctctgaattcttaCAGTAAGTCTCTAGGTAGGAACTACTGTCATCCCCCTAtcacaggggaggaaactgaggcacagagattgaGTTCCTTATCTAGGTTCACCCCGCTCTGGCAAGTGGGATGGTGTCATTCCAGAGTTTATGCCTCTCTGTGGACAAACTTTTCTTCTTCTAGGTAGGCAGTATTAATCATTGTTAATGTTTAGAAGCatgatctcatttcatcctcctgACAATCCCTGAGGTAGATTCTGCATTAAACCACCGTATAGATAAGGAGTCAGATATTTAGTAAATTGCCCATTGTCACACCAGGGATCAGGGATTTGAACCCTCTCTGTTAGACTTCAGAGCCCAAGGCCTTTGATCAACACTGCCCTGCTTCTCTTGTCTTTGGGAGAATGAATTTTCCATCCAGTTCAAGATGTGTTTTCCAGTGTCTGCTCCAGTTCTAGGGCTGTGCTCAGGAGTCAGGGAGGCACAATGGGATGGTAAGGTGGTGAGAAACAAGAATCATCCGGTTTTAGCTGGGCCTGAATTCAGTCAGGCCCAGGCTCTGTCACtttctagttctgtgaccttgggcagtcaTTTAACCTTCTAGGCCTCAGTCACCTCATCTCTAAATTGGGATAAGAGCTACCTTCCTCAGAGGTTGCTAGGATTTGGAGAGATAAATTTtatgaaagtgctttgaaaacgACAGTTCTATGGAAATACTGGCAATCATTTCTCTTAGGCTGTTCTTAGAGAGTTTCCTGACTTGtggcttttctttcctgttttctttaaataaaaaatgattgtgGTACAGGAGCCCCAGTGGATTAAATTACTGATTTATAATGCTACTTCCTAGAATCACCTTGGGAGCTTTTAAAACTGAGATGCCTAGGCCCCATCtccccagaggttctgattcaATTGAtagggggctggggacagggcagtTCATGATTTAAaagctcctcaggtgattctaacTGCAGCTTGTGTTAGAAGCAggggattaaagaagaaaatagataaatgatgCCATTATGAAAGTTTGCCCCTACCTTATAATCCAGAACATTCTCTCCAAATGTCAGTGCTTGGTGCTGGGGAAGAAAAGCACCAGGGAGACAGTTCCAGACCAAAAGAAGTCCAGCACAGGTTCCCATGAGCTTTTCCTCAGTTTCTCTGGGGTCAGGCAACAGAAGCTGATTCATAACCAGAGCACACATTCGCTGGAGTGGGACAGGAGTGTGCATTTATGCACAGGAAACAGAACCTCATGTTGTGGCCATGGTTAGTGGGCTCCTGGAGGTCAGAGGCAGTCTTGAATTCATCTTTTAAATCCAGGATTTACCTTTAATGCTGGCACATATTATGTCTGTGCATtagtaaatgaataataaatgtttgttactgGCATTGTGCAAGGTGTTTCCACATCTATTATCTAATTTAGTCTTTACAAACTCCTGGAAGGTCGATAACACAATGTAGAGGGTTGGAGATGTAGTAACTTGGCCAATACACGGAGCTAAGTggggggggcagagctgggacttgaacccatgtcTAGAGAGCCCACACTTTTGACTGGAAGTGGGATTTCAGTACCGGAGAGAGTCCAGAGTCCCAAATCTCTTCATGATGGGTCAGTCACTTCTCTTCAGGCTCTTGGTTTCAAAGACCAGAATTCAGTCCTTTTAACAATGAATGAGATTTTCAGAGGTGATAGTCCCACAGACCTGCTATTTCTTCGACCCTGTTACCTCCCAGCCCCATTATTTCTCATCCAcgtgttttacatttttctcttctggtgTTTCAAATTGGGTTTCATTTCCTATTGAATTTGCTAGTTTagtttagtgtttgtttattctggctaaatttaaattccttttggCCAATATGGCTTTAAATAGACTGATATCTAGAGTTTTAAGAAATAGTATAGCTTTGAAGGTAAATACAAGTCATATACTGGTCACATTCATTCAATATGCGTTTcctgaatgcctactgtgtgcaggtGTCCTGCTAGGCATGAGGGCATAATGGTAAGCCAAACAGGTGTGGTCTCTAGCCACCTGGAGCTTGTGGAACTCAGAGCCTTGTcgggagagatggagaaaaataaataaaaatctatttttcagtAGTGGCTTGGCTGCTGCAAAGTTGATTTAATATAGGTAATCGAGACAAGGTTTATAATAATGTGGTTCCTACAGcccattaaaacagaaaaaaaaaagtgtaatggGGTTGGTATTCATAAATACCAGATTGATGTTTCTTTATGAAGGGCAATGTTAATATCTATTGCCAGAGTAATCACATTCATACAATGACACCTTTGGTTTACAGTCAGGATGGTCAGGGAATTAAGCTGTTTATTTTCTGCCCTCTTGATAAAAAACATCTTTCAACAACGTAATTAAGCAGAATGCCAAGCCAGAGCTTTCAGCTATAAACGTTCCTTTTAACATCAGGCACGTAAACTCATCCAGTGaggtgtttggttttgttttgccattGTAATTAACCTCTGTAGGATGAACAGCTGTTTCAGATGGCACACTCTGCAGGTGGCTGGGAGAAGCTTGTTTCATTCTGAAGTTAGCTGCAGATCCTAGGCTGGTTTTATCATCAGCTACTTAGTAAGACCAAAGCAGGTTTTTCTTCACCCTTCCAagtattcattttcttcagtACTTTTAAGCTTAAGTTCTTTTTAAACTGAAGTTTCTGATAGGATCTAGCACCATGAAAGTTTGTCCTTGGAGCCTTCCTTTGAGATCAGCATTAATTCCCAACTACAGCACAGTGGGGTGTAGTATCACAGAAGGTACTgcatcctctctcctccttggaGGTTAGGCTTCTGCTGTCTGGGAATGAAGGTAACTGAGGGGTCCCTAGCTTCTCACGCACAGAGAAATGAACACATCCTTTGGGACTTGATTGGAGTCCCTTTATCCAGTGTTAGTGATAAAGTCTCCATTACCATTTGGCAGGCTGTTAGTTCTAGTAAGATCTGAAGACTAAGATTTTACCTAATGTGAGCCCTTAAGAAGTAATTTCTTTGTATTCCTTCCTCTCTTGCTGAATATCCTTGCAGTAGTCAGGATTCTTCACTGCAAGCAATCAAAAACAGTGCCTGTGAAGGCACTGAACTTAGAACCTTGAGTCTGACAGAACTGCCAGAAAGGCTGGAGAACCAGGCTTGGAAAATGATGACAGAACGCGGGGCCATATAGAACTACCCCTGGAAACCGGGTGCTTCCATCACCCAGCTGCATCTCCTGCCCGGGTTCAGTGACCCAGTGGCTGGATCTAGTTTACATGTCCATGCCCTAGGTGCTGGCGGCAGGGAGGTGGGCAAAGATATGCACTTAGGGGGTCCAGGGACTTGCTGTCAAGATGTGGTTTTCTTCCCACTTGCCAGGAGATCAGAAGCTCTATGGTTGACCATCACACTTCCCTTCCTGTCCAGCAATGCCCTAAAGTAGGAAGTCTAGCTTTCAAATCCCTTTATCCAACATACTCTCTATATACACATCTTAAGCTTAAAGCATGCTAAATGTCCATTGTTTCATGCAGAATTACCTGCTCAACTAATACTGCACAaggcagaaaattaaaatgaagggctttatgttaattttttttttaacgtttatttatttttgagacagagggagacagagcatgaacgggggagggtcagagggagagggagacacagaatctgaaacaggctccaggctctgagccatcagcacagagcctgacgcggggcttgaactcgcgaactgcaagatcatgacctgagccgaagttggacacttaaccgactgagccacccaggcgccccagaagggcTTTATGTTAATAGAGTGGAGGGCACTGGAAATTGCCAGGCAGGTACAATAGCAAGTAGGTCATTTACTCACTTAGtgtaagtggttttttttttttttttaataataatgactaTTCCTTTTACTcgaaacaaacatttttagaatcCTAAAGGATGGTTCAGATTATAAACGATTTTTAGCCTCTTTCACACCAAGGACTAAAGAAATACCATAAAAACATGATATAATATCTTCTACACCGCTATTAAGAAACATCTTGCATGCATTCATTATGCGAAGGACACTCATGTCACCTAGTTGGtcacttttattaaataaaggcTGGAGTCTGGTTGAACTTGTAAAATGGAATACCTCACAGTGCAGCCAGAAGTGGTATGAGCCCAATGACCCATTATCTTAATTTTACtgataatttctttccttcttcaggtGATGTTCTGATTAGTGTTGGCCATGCCAATGTGTTAGGATATACTCTTcgagaatttttaaaacttttgcaaCACATCACCATAGGAACAGTGCTACAAATCAAGATTTACCGAGATTTTATTGACATACCCCAAGAATGGCAAGAAATATATGATTTAATCCCTGAGACCAAATTCCCGGTAACACGGTAAGTCGTTCATTTTAGGAAAACTTTGTTGTGCTACTGTTCCCCAGAGCCTGTGAAGCATGTGGTCTTGGTGAAACTGCTGCAGTAATTTAGTGGGTTTTTAAATCCTTTTGGAGAAGTACAATCTGCAGGACCTGATGTGAGGCAGATTGATAGAGGCAAGAGCCTTGAATCTGGagctaaaaaaaagagagagagagagagagagagagagagagagagagagagagagagagagagagaaccatctaatgggaaaaagagagagagagagagaaccatctAATGGGAGCTCGGCCTCCAAATCTACCTGCAATGTGTCCCTTTGTCCAGAGTCAGCCTCAAACGTGCTGTGGATCCCACGCCCTCATTTGTCTCCTGCACATTCAGCTTTTCTGTGGATCCTTCTCAATAACATGTAAGGCTTTTGGGGCCTCTGCCTCTTTACAAACCCCACCTTGACTCtgctgccctctccctgcccccggcCACAGTCCTATCCCTTTGGCTCCAAACGTGCGTGACGAGCTGTATCAGATGTGGCCATTTCCCCAGGAGATGATTTCCCAGGCGCTCTCCCCCAATCTCAGTCCAGGCTTTGCTGTCTTCACTTGTCCAAGAGGCCTCTTTGCAGGGCCACTCACAGCCCTCAGGTTGATTCCAGCAGACTCTTCTCAAGTCGTCACTGTGTGTGGCTCCTGAGCAACATTCGACACTGTACAACTCCCACCCCCTCTTCTGTTGAAACGTCTTCCCCAGGCTTCAGCCTTGGAGTTCCCCAGCGCTCAGTCTTTGGCTTCCTTCTCTCAATTTCCTGGGCACCCTCACTGATGCCTGTGGTTTCCGTCCCTCTCCCTACAGGACTGATTTTCAAATTGTACGACCTTCAAACTTATATATTTaaaccctttctctctcccacttggtGGCTTCATTTGGATGTATCACAAACCCCTCACACTCGTTATGCCTAAAGATCAAGAGCCAGCTAACTGCTTATCTCCTTGGGGTGGTCCTATCTTACTGGGGGAGCATTTGCCTAGTTGAACAAGTCAGAAATTTAGAGGCTATGCTAGATTTCTCCATCTCCCTTGTTTCCACCCCATATAATCACAAAACCTGTCATTTTATCTTCCGACTCTCTCTCACAtttgtccatctctctctctctggccactATCATCACCCCAGTCAGAGCCACCGTCTACTCTCTTCCCCTATTCATTTGCTACACAGAACAATCCTTTTACAGTGCAAATCTGAATGTGGCGTGTTCCCTGCTGAAAATCTTTTTAGACCTCCTGTTCTCAGGATAAATGCCCAAACCCTTACACTGGTCTATGCTACTGCATGTATCCCGCATGGGGTCTGTATCCCGCAGCCTCACCACATACTGCTGTCCTCTTCCCTCTCTAGTCCACTTTGCCTCTCAGCTTCTTTGTCTTATGTTTCTTTGCCTCGGACTTTACACTTGCCCTTCTCTGTGTACAACATGCCTAGGACTCTGTCATTACTCACTGTTGAAGGCTCATGGTGCAAAATTTTTCCAAGGGGCCTTCAAGTTAGGAAGTGTTAAAACACTGTCTGGTCCATCTGTCATATGCTTTCAGAGAAACATGTGTATCTCCTTCACAGCATTTATCCTAATTTCAATGAAGTAATCTGTACAATCTATTGTTTACTATGTTGCCCTGGGAGAACGTAAACTGAAGGCAAGGACTAAGTCTGCGTTGTTAGGCTAAATCTACCACAGGACTTTCACATGGCTGAGGGCTCATTTATTCAGagtgaatgaaaattaaaatccagctttgggggcgcctgggtggctcagtcggttaagcggccgacttcggctcaggtcatgatctcgtgggtccgtgagttcaagccccgcgtcaggctctgtgctgacagctcagagcctggagcctgtttcagattctgtgtttccctctctctgaccctcccctgttcatgcttcgtctctgtctcgaaaataaataaacgttaaaaaaaaaatttttttttaaaaatccagctttGAAGctcaggcaaatcacttaatctctgAGAGCTTGTTTATCTGTAACACAGGAGTACCAGAGACTCCTCTGAGGATCAGATATGTGAGGAAGTTCTGTAGAACATGAAGACATGTAGAACATGAGATCCTTCTCCTTCAGTGACAAGTTCAGTGCTCTGATGCAAGAGTGGTGCTTATTAATTTGACAGATTTCTGAGCACTAGTTGTTACAGCTGTGTATCTTTGGTTATTGGGATGGGCTCAGGGAAAGCTGGCTAGGAACTTTACTAAGGACTAAAAAATGGTCCACACTGGATAGACATTACTTCAGATATTCCAACTTTTGGTCCAAGGGACTGATATGGCCAACAGATGTGCTTTGCTAGTCTCCCACAGCATTTTAAAAAGCCGGAATAGCAGTGACTgtagagagaaggaaggataTGGAGGGGCTTTTCCAAGGGCTAGCAAAGTGTTTGTAAGTTTTTTCATTTaactaggtttctttttttcattgttctgtatatttcaaaatttttaaataaaaaatatttgcattagtTGCCAAATTTACATATCTAAGATTCCATGA
This window encodes:
- the PDZD9 gene encoding PDZ domain-containing protein 9, translating into MEKAAHKSKKGKNVGFNVKSSIHNLSKTQQTKLTVGNLGLGLIIIQNGPYLQITHLIRTGAAATDGKLQPGDVLISVGHANVLGYTLREFLKLLQHITIGTVLQIKIYRDFIDIPQEWQEIYDLIPETKFPVTRTTKKTEQAKDPLASSDDSEDVVSIKKLKYYKYSRSSGHYSARRPMSISREWHGYKKKNRTISVGKGINADVVIHKDPKREVRPPSPYWTMVKRDNQSSSSSTASSTSDAFWLEDFAQVEKGRGQPVSKVA